The following are encoded together in the Candidatus Krumholzibacteriia bacterium genome:
- the ligA gene encoding NAD-dependent DNA ligase LigA: protein MSSKASNVPARKPAKKDVEALRRDIEHHNYRYYVLDDPEVADAEYDALLRRLEAIEEAWPEFRTPDSPTQRVGAAPAEGFQVVSRTVPMLSLENAMDEEELREWRERLERVVGEVSDFVCEPKMDGVAVELVYENGVLAQASTRGDGVNGEDITANVKTIRAIPLRLRAEGKGPTPPQTLSARGEVYFALADFERINQKQADEGGKLYANPRNTAAGSLKQLDPKVTATRPLKFFAYGIGTSEKTGLDTQWDILQALKHWGLPVNPLSKRVKDVDEIVAFHGDLEKRRAKLPYEIDGVVIKVNSIATQQEAGTRSRSPRWAIAWKFPPQEARTRVLGIEVQVGRTGALTPVARLDPVRVGGVTVSNATLHNQDEVDKKDVRVGDWVWVRRAGDVIPEVVAPIVEQREGSPRKFRLPSKCPECGTPVVRPEGEAVTRCPNSECPAQVLGKLIHFASRGALDIEGLGWKLIEQLVNAGLVKTPADFYALAIDDLLPLERMAEKSAQNVIDAIAHSKKTTLPRFIYALGIRNVGETVAELLAEHAGSVEALLDASADELAGIHGVGDVIAQEFRAWADVNQNLKLVDRLRKAGIEFAQVERKSDEFAGKSFVFTGALSKFTREDAEAEVKKRGGKASSSVSKTTSYVVAGEKAGSKLEKARKLGVEVISEDDFLKMIGR from the coding sequence GTGAGCAGTAAAGCAAGCAATGTGCCCGCCCGCAAGCCCGCGAAGAAGGATGTCGAGGCGCTGCGGCGCGACATCGAACACCACAACTACCGCTACTACGTGCTCGACGACCCCGAGGTGGCCGACGCCGAGTACGACGCGTTACTGCGCCGGCTGGAGGCCATCGAAGAAGCGTGGCCGGAGTTCCGCACGCCGGACTCGCCCACCCAGCGCGTTGGTGCGGCACCCGCGGAGGGTTTCCAGGTGGTGTCGCGCACCGTGCCCATGCTCTCGCTCGAAAACGCCATGGACGAGGAGGAGCTGCGCGAGTGGCGCGAACGCCTGGAGCGCGTGGTGGGGGAGGTAAGTGACTTTGTGTGCGAGCCCAAGATGGACGGCGTGGCGGTGGAGCTGGTGTACGAAAACGGCGTCCTCGCGCAAGCCTCCACGCGCGGCGACGGGGTGAACGGCGAGGACATCACCGCCAACGTGAAGACCATCCGTGCCATTCCGTTGCGGCTGCGCGCGGAAGGCAAGGGCCCCACGCCGCCGCAGACGCTGAGCGCGCGCGGCGAGGTGTACTTTGCGCTCGCCGACTTCGAGCGCATCAACCAGAAGCAGGCCGACGAGGGTGGCAAGCTCTACGCCAACCCGCGCAACACAGCCGCCGGTTCCCTGAAGCAGCTCGACCCGAAGGTCACCGCCACGCGGCCGCTCAAGTTCTTCGCCTACGGCATTGGCACCTCGGAGAAAACCGGCCTGGATACGCAGTGGGATATCCTGCAGGCGCTCAAGCACTGGGGATTGCCGGTGAACCCGCTCTCGAAGCGGGTCAAGGACGTGGACGAGATCGTCGCGTTCCACGGAGACCTCGAGAAGCGCCGCGCCAAACTCCCGTACGAGATCGACGGCGTCGTCATCAAAGTGAATTCAATCGCCACCCAGCAGGAGGCCGGCACGCGCTCGCGCTCGCCGCGCTGGGCGATTGCCTGGAAGTTCCCGCCCCAGGAGGCGCGCACGCGCGTGCTCGGCATCGAGGTGCAGGTGGGGCGCACCGGCGCGCTCACACCGGTGGCGCGGCTCGATCCCGTGCGCGTGGGTGGCGTCACCGTGTCCAACGCCACGCTGCACAACCAGGACGAGGTGGACAAGAAGGACGTGCGCGTGGGCGACTGGGTGTGGGTGCGGCGCGCGGGGGACGTGATTCCCGAGGTGGTGGCCCCCATCGTCGAACAGCGCGAGGGCTCCCCGCGCAAGTTCAGGTTGCCGTCAAAATGCCCCGAGTGCGGCACGCCGGTGGTGCGCCCCGAGGGCGAGGCCGTCACCCGCTGCCCCAACAGCGAGTGTCCCGCGCAGGTGCTGGGCAAGCTCATCCACTTTGCCTCGCGCGGCGCGCTGGATATCGAAGGGCTGGGGTGGAAACTCATAGAGCAGCTCGTGAACGCCGGCCTCGTCAAGACGCCCGCCGATTTCTACGCGCTGGCCATCGACGACCTGCTCCCGCTGGAGCGCATGGCGGAGAAATCCGCGCAGAACGTCATCGACGCCATCGCGCATTCAAAGAAGACCACGCTGCCGCGCTTCATCTATGCGCTGGGGATTCGCAACGTGGGCGAGACGGTGGCGGAACTGCTGGCCGAGCACGCGGGCAGCGTCGAGGCGCTGCTGGACGCGAGCGCGGATGAACTCGCCGGGATCCACGGCGTGGGCGATGTGATCGCGCAGGAGTTCCGCGCCTGGGCGGACGTGAATCAGAACCTGAAACTCGTCGACCGGCTGCGCAAGGCGGGCATCGAGTTCGCGCAGGTGGAGAGAAAGAGCGACGAGTTTGCCGGCAAGAGCTTCGTCTTCACCGGCGCACTGAGCAAGTTCACCCGCGAAGACGCCGAGGCCGAGGTAAAGAAGCGCGGCGGCAAGGCGTCCAGCTCCGTGTCCAAGACCACCAGCTACGTGGTGGCGGGCGAGAAGGCGGGATCCAAGCTGGAGAAGGCGCGGAAGCTGGGCGTCGAAGTGATCTCCGAAGACGACTTCCTCAAGATGATCGGGCGCTAG
- a CDS encoding T9SS type A sorting domain-containing protein produces the protein MNLNVFDVHGRLVRALVKDQAARGARDVVWDGRDDDGRAVASGVYFYRLELGGNTVTRRMTLLK, from the coding sequence GTGAACCTGAACGTGTTCGACGTGCACGGGCGTCTCGTGCGCGCGCTGGTGAAGGACCAGGCCGCCCGCGGAGCGCGGGACGTGGTGTGGGACGGCCGCGACGACGACGGCCGGGCGGTGGCGTCGGGCGTGTACTTCTATCGATTGGAGCTGGGGGGGAACACGGTGACGCGTCGCATGACGCTGTTGAAGTAG
- a CDS encoding DUF1801 domain-containing protein — translation MKKGPSKSSESASALIDARIEALGDWRGEMLARIRAVIREADPDVVEEWKWENPVWSHDGLICTGEAYKKVVKMTFAKGASLKDPSGLFNSSLEGKVRRAIDIHEGDALDKKALKALIREAVALNKSKA, via the coding sequence ATGAAGAAGGGCCCGTCGAAGAGTAGCGAGTCTGCATCCGCTTTGATCGATGCGAGAATCGAAGCGCTGGGCGACTGGCGGGGCGAGATGCTCGCCCGCATCCGCGCCGTCATCCGGGAAGCCGACCCCGACGTGGTCGAGGAGTGGAAGTGGGAGAATCCGGTGTGGTCGCACGACGGGCTGATCTGCACCGGCGAGGCGTACAAGAAGGTCGTAAAGATGACCTTCGCAAAGGGAGCCTCCCTGAAGGACCCTTCCGGTCTCTTCAATTCCAGTCTCGAAGGTAAGGTCCGGCGCGCCATCGACATCCACGAAGGCGACGCGCTGGACAAGAAGGCGCTGAAGGCGCTCATTCGAGAAGCCGTGGCCTTGAACAAGTCAAAGGCCTGA
- a CDS encoding GNAT family N-acetyltransferase: MHTIEQLKPPARDADLRALARLLSDAVESGAAVSFLAPLTVEQAEAWWRNVLVSPGAIVLVARGGDEIVGTVQLHPAWAPNQPHRAEIAKLLVDARYRRAGLGRALMQSIENAAREAGFRLLTLDAKQGAAAERLYRNTGWTEVGAIPRYALDPDGVTPHGAVIFCKEL, from the coding sequence ATGCACACCATCGAACAGCTGAAACCCCCCGCGCGCGACGCCGACCTGCGCGCGCTCGCGCGCCTGCTCAGCGATGCGGTGGAGTCCGGGGCGGCGGTGAGTTTTCTGGCGCCGCTCACCGTCGAGCAGGCCGAAGCCTGGTGGCGGAATGTGCTGGTGTCCCCGGGTGCAATCGTTCTTGTCGCGCGCGGCGGCGACGAAATCGTCGGCACCGTGCAGCTGCACCCCGCGTGGGCGCCCAATCAGCCGCACCGCGCCGAGATTGCGAAGCTGCTGGTGGACGCGCGTTATCGCCGCGCGGGCCTGGGCAGGGCTCTCATGCAATCCATCGAAAATGCGGCGCGCGAGGCGGGGTTTCGTCTGCTGACGCTGGACGCCAAGCAGGGCGCCGCGGCGGAAAGGCTGTACCGCAACACGGGCTGGACCGAGGTGGGAGCCATTCCGCGCTACGCCCTGGATCCGGACGGGGTCACGCCCCACGGCGCGGTGATCTTCTGCAAGGAGCTATGA
- the arsB gene encoding ACR3 family arsenite efflux transporter, whose protein sequence is MEQTPAKRLNIFERYLTLWVGLCMVAGVLLGKTAPGVIAALRGLEFGSHSQINLPIAVLIWLMIYPMMLKIDLASVFEVRRRPRGILVTLFVNWLVKPFSMALLGWVFFKHVFAGLIGPEMADQYIAGVIILAAAPCTAMVFVWSYLTDGDPAYTLVQVSLNDLIMLVLFAPIVGLLVAGASGLQVPFNVLLYSVVAFIVIPLLLGCVSRVLLIRSKGRAWFEQKYLPAFHPVTTLALLATLVLIFAFQADNITGRWFHVLLIAVPILIQVYFNAGLAYWLMRKLRVPYSVAAPGALIGASNFFELAVAVAITLFGPDSGAALATVVGVLVEVPVMLSVCSACNRTRHWFPAAAPDGSS, encoded by the coding sequence ATGGAACAGACACCCGCCAAACGTCTCAACATCTTCGAACGCTACCTCACCCTGTGGGTGGGGCTGTGCATGGTGGCCGGCGTCTTGCTCGGCAAGACCGCTCCCGGTGTGATCGCCGCGTTGCGCGGCCTCGAGTTCGGAAGCCACAGCCAGATCAACCTGCCCATCGCCGTCCTCATCTGGCTGATGATCTACCCCATGATGCTCAAGATCGACCTGGCGAGCGTGTTCGAGGTGCGCCGCCGGCCGCGCGGCATCCTGGTGACGCTGTTCGTCAACTGGCTGGTCAAGCCGTTCTCGATGGCGCTCTTGGGCTGGGTGTTCTTCAAGCACGTGTTCGCGGGACTGATCGGCCCGGAGATGGCCGACCAGTACATCGCGGGCGTCATTATTCTCGCCGCCGCGCCGTGCACCGCCATGGTGTTCGTGTGGTCGTACCTCACCGACGGCGACCCCGCCTACACGCTGGTGCAGGTGTCCCTGAACGACCTCATCATGCTAGTGCTGTTTGCGCCCATCGTGGGGCTGCTGGTGGCGGGTGCGAGCGGCCTGCAGGTTCCCTTCAACGTGCTGCTCTACAGTGTGGTGGCGTTCATCGTGATCCCGCTCTTGCTGGGATGCGTGAGCCGCGTGCTGCTGATCCGCTCAAAGGGGCGCGCGTGGTTCGAACAGAAGTATCTCCCCGCCTTCCACCCGGTCACCACGCTCGCACTGCTCGCGACCCTGGTGCTCATCTTTGCCTTCCAGGCCGACAACATCACGGGGCGCTGGTTCCACGTGCTGTTGATCGCGGTGCCGATTCTGATCCAGGTGTACTTCAACGCGGGGCTGGCGTACTGGCTCATGCGCAAGCTGCGCGTTCCCTACTCGGTGGCGGCGCCGGGCGCGCTCATCGGCGCCAGCAACTTCTTCGAGCTGGCGGTGGCGGTGGCCATCACGCTCTTCGGCCCCGACTCGGGTGCGGCGCTGGCCACGGTGGTGGGGGTGCTGGTGGAGGTGCCGGTGATGCTCTCGGTGTGCTCGGCCTGCAACCGAACGCGCCACTGGTTCCCGGCGGCGGCACCCGACGGCTCGTCATAG
- a CDS encoding T9SS type A sorting domain-containing protein, producing the protein MRYLPIVLILALLIPGLPRSARSAWTPGGSPVSAAVENQTGPVTVPDGAGGAIVAWGDYRSGGSDIYAQRIDATGNPLWTLDGVALCTNDRVQSQPTIVSDGAGGAIVAWTDYRNGTSADLYAQRVSAAGTVLWTADGVAVCTAADEQVGTPMVSDGAGGAIITWHDYRSGSGYTDIHAQRINASGTPQWTIDGVAICTAANHQTLPVIDTDGAGGAIIAWQDGRGGGNNDIYAQRVNAAGVPQWTADGVILCGLSAGQIAPVILSDGAGGAIVTWLDGRNGPGGDVYAQRVSALGSPQWTANGIAVCIAPSFQSGPTMASDGANGAIITWYDYRNGTDYNIYVQRVSNLGVPQWTANGVAVCTAAGEQWFPLIVSDGAGGALISWGDTRSGVGYDAYVQRVDATGTPVWAVNGISPAPGSDEGTAAMASDGAGGAIVAWEDFRNTVDYDIYALRLDASGAIPVGVSGPIHQSTLFVGQAYPNPFSATTWLDIEQAAPSRLRLEVFDVAGRRVRAMTLGEGTLRRVAFDGRDNAGRLLPSGIYFCRVEAAGETIARKMVIAR; encoded by the coding sequence ATGCGATACCTGCCCATCGTCCTCATCCTGGCACTTCTGATTCCCGGACTCCCCCGGTCCGCCCGTTCGGCCTGGACCCCCGGCGGCAGCCCGGTGAGCGCGGCCGTGGAAAACCAGACCGGTCCCGTCACCGTCCCGGACGGCGCCGGCGGCGCCATTGTGGCGTGGGGGGACTACCGCAGCGGGGGCTCCGACATCTACGCCCAGCGTATCGACGCCACCGGCAATCCCCTGTGGACACTCGACGGGGTGGCGCTGTGCACCAACGACCGCGTGCAGTCGCAGCCCACCATCGTCTCCGACGGCGCGGGCGGGGCGATTGTCGCCTGGACCGACTACCGCAACGGGACCAGCGCCGACCTCTACGCGCAGCGGGTGAGCGCTGCGGGAACCGTTCTATGGACGGCCGACGGGGTCGCCGTTTGCACCGCGGCCGATGAACAGGTGGGAACGCCGATGGTCTCGGACGGTGCCGGCGGCGCGATCATCACGTGGCATGACTACCGCAGCGGCAGCGGGTATACCGACATCCATGCGCAGCGGATCAACGCCTCCGGGACTCCACAGTGGACGATCGACGGCGTGGCCATCTGCACCGCCGCCAACCACCAGACGCTGCCCGTGATCGATACGGATGGCGCCGGTGGTGCGATCATCGCGTGGCAGGACGGTCGAGGTGGTGGCAACAATGACATCTACGCGCAACGGGTGAACGCCGCGGGAGTTCCCCAGTGGACGGCCGACGGTGTTATCCTCTGTGGCCTCTCGGCCGGCCAGATAGCGCCCGTGATCCTCTCGGACGGCGCGGGGGGCGCGATCGTCACCTGGCTGGACGGCCGCAACGGCCCCGGCGGGGATGTCTACGCGCAGCGCGTGAGCGCGCTGGGTAGCCCGCAATGGACAGCAAACGGAATCGCCGTGTGTATCGCGCCGAGCTTCCAGTCCGGCCCCACGATGGCTTCCGACGGCGCCAACGGAGCCATCATCACGTGGTACGACTATCGAAACGGCACCGACTACAACATCTACGTCCAGCGCGTCAGCAACCTGGGCGTCCCGCAGTGGACCGCAAACGGTGTTGCCGTGTGTACCGCCGCGGGCGAACAGTGGTTTCCCCTGATCGTTTCCGATGGCGCCGGCGGCGCGCTCATTTCCTGGGGCGACACCCGCAGCGGAGTCGGCTACGACGCCTACGTCCAGCGCGTGGATGCCACGGGAACTCCCGTTTGGGCCGTCAACGGAATCTCTCCCGCACCCGGAAGCGACGAGGGCACTGCTGCCATGGCGAGTGACGGCGCCGGGGGCGCAATTGTGGCGTGGGAGGATTTCCGGAACACCGTCGACTACGACATCTACGCCCTGCGGCTGGATGCGTCCGGGGCCATTCCGGTTGGCGTGTCAGGACCCATCCACCAAAGCACTCTGTTCGTCGGCCAGGCCTATCCGAATCCGTTCAGCGCAACCACGTGGCTGGACATCGAGCAAGCCGCACCGTCGCGGCTTCGTCTCGAAGTGTTCGACGTTGCCGGCAGGCGGGTTCGGGCAATGACGTTGGGCGAAGGGACCTTGCGGCGAGTGGCCTTCGATGGCCGCGACAACGCGGGCCGGTTGCTCCCCAGCGGCATCTATTTCTGTCGCGTCGAGGCGGCGGGAGAGACGATCGCGCGCAAGATGGTGATCGCCCGGTAG
- a CDS encoding TlpA family protein disulfide reductase, translated as MSRSKILIVAFLVLSAVIQFLVHRTGGPSRTSSGPKAGAAAPALSLTDPSGRAVALSDFRGKFVILDFWATWCAPCMAEFGVLDPWWKKQRESGLANDVVLIAVNVRESREHVQDFLSRSPLPFSVLLDEDGAVAQEYGVEVLPTLVIIDRHGVVVDRNTGYDPSVGAKLTRQLQELMQEEQTP; from the coding sequence GTGAGCCGAAGCAAGATCTTGATCGTGGCGTTTCTGGTGCTGTCCGCGGTGATCCAGTTTCTGGTTCACCGCACGGGAGGGCCGTCGCGCACGTCTTCGGGGCCGAAGGCGGGCGCGGCGGCCCCCGCGCTTTCGCTCACCGACCCCAGCGGCCGCGCCGTGGCGCTCAGCGACTTCCGCGGCAAGTTCGTGATTCTCGACTTCTGGGCCACCTGGTGCGCGCCGTGCATGGCGGAGTTCGGCGTGCTCGATCCCTGGTGGAAGAAGCAACGCGAGAGCGGACTCGCCAACGACGTCGTGTTGATCGCCGTCAACGTGCGGGAGTCCCGCGAGCACGTGCAGGACTTCCTGTCGCGCAGCCCGCTCCCGTTTTCGGTGCTCCTGGACGAGGACGGCGCCGTGGCGCAGGAGTACGGCGTGGAGGTGCTGCCCACGCTGGTGATCATCGACCGCCACGGCGTGGTGGTGGACCGGAACACCGGCTACGACCCCTCGGTGGGCGCCAAACTCACACGGCAATTGCAGGAACTGATGCAGGAGGAGCAGACGCCGTGA
- a CDS encoding ABC transporter ATP-binding protein: protein MTPVQATGLGKTFTGNFGRAPFTALGDVSFEVRPGEILAFLGPNGAGKTTTINLLMGFLTPSRGQATLFGFPPSDSRARARLGFLPEHYAFYPFLSATRLLHYFGRLHGIEKIERTKRVDELLYKLGLADAKDRAVGKYSRGMRQRVGIAQALINRPELLILDEPTSGFDPVGRRMVRDLLLELKHQGTAVFLCSHILSEVESICDRVIIIDRGRVVRQGTLEEVIGESRGVEVTFRDSGDAAGQRLTAMGLKPAGAGTVTAPDEDTAQRALDAIRAAGGVITGYKPAARTLEEVFIQDVTGTAAPEAERAP from the coding sequence GTGACGCCCGTTCAGGCCACCGGACTCGGCAAGACCTTCACCGGGAACTTCGGCCGCGCGCCCTTCACCGCGCTGGGAGACGTGTCGTTCGAGGTCCGCCCCGGCGAGATCCTCGCCTTCCTCGGCCCCAACGGCGCCGGCAAGACCACCACCATCAATCTGCTGATGGGATTTCTCACCCCGTCGCGCGGTCAGGCCACCCTGTTCGGCTTTCCGCCCTCGGACAGCCGCGCGCGCGCGCGCCTGGGATTCCTGCCCGAACACTACGCGTTCTATCCCTTTCTCTCCGCCACGCGGTTGTTGCACTACTTCGGGCGCCTGCACGGCATCGAGAAGATTGAAAGAACCAAACGCGTGGACGAACTGCTCTACAAACTGGGCCTCGCCGATGCGAAAGACCGCGCGGTGGGCAAGTACTCGCGCGGTATGCGCCAGCGCGTGGGCATCGCGCAGGCGCTCATCAACCGTCCCGAGCTCTTGATTCTCGACGAGCCCACCTCCGGCTTCGACCCGGTGGGGCGGCGCATGGTGCGCGATCTGCTGCTCGAACTCAAGCACCAGGGCACGGCGGTGTTCCTGTGTTCGCACATCCTCTCGGAAGTCGAGAGCATCTGCGACCGCGTCATCATCATCGATCGCGGGCGCGTGGTGCGGCAGGGAACCCTGGAAGAGGTGATCGGCGAGAGCCGCGGCGTCGAGGTCACCTTCCGCGACAGCGGCGATGCGGCGGGGCAGCGCCTGACCGCGATGGGCCTGAAGCCCGCCGGCGCCGGCACCGTCACCGCCCCCGACGAAGACACCGCCCAGCGCGCGCTCGACGCCATCCGCGCCGCCGGCGGTGTCATCACCGGCTACAAACCCGCGGCGCGCACGCTGGAAGAAGTGTTCATCCAGGATGTCACCGGCACTGCCGCGCCGGAAGCGGAGCGTGCGCCATGA
- a CDS encoding peptidylprolyl isomerase, whose amino-acid sequence MVVLETSMGTMEMELYPDKAPLSVQNFLWYVDNHFYDGLIFHRVIDGFMIQTGGFTPDMTQKAGKPPIDNEAGNGLTNDKYTVAMARTNAVHSATSQFFINTTDNAFLNHTDNTQRGFGYCVFGKVIEGKEVVDKIGKVKTGNKAGMNDVPLETVSILKAYRKEAAKDDKEKSEKK is encoded by the coding sequence GTGGTTGTTCTGGAAACCTCAATGGGCACGATGGAGATGGAGCTGTACCCGGACAAGGCGCCACTGTCGGTGCAGAACTTCCTCTGGTACGTGGATAACCATTTCTACGACGGCCTCATCTTCCACCGGGTCATCGACGGATTCATGATCCAGACCGGCGGCTTCACGCCCGACATGACCCAGAAGGCGGGCAAGCCCCCCATCGACAACGAGGCCGGCAACGGGCTCACCAACGACAAGTACACCGTGGCCATGGCCCGCACCAACGCGGTGCACAGCGCCACCAGCCAGTTCTTCATCAACACGACCGACAACGCCTTCCTGAACCACACCGACAACACGCAGCGCGGCTTCGGCTACTGCGTGTTCGGCAAGGTCATCGAAGGCAAGGAAGTGGTGGACAAGATCGGCAAGGTGAAGACGGGCAACAAGGCGGGCATGAACGACGTCCCGCTGGAAACGGTGAGCATCCTCAAGGCATACCGCAAGGAAGCCGCCAAGGACGACAAGGAAAAGTCCGAGAAGAAGTAA
- a CDS encoding GAF domain-containing protein: MGQRNRVLIGSWLVVWGVLLLLVSNKVLLGWEHIWPGILIVSGVVMLRVFQKRLDFGVVFAATWAILLGAFLTAFSLGLIEWGRMGLLWPAIPLVIGIACFAAGKVVASNAGIVVGALVILMSATSFLYKTGVISERVAGPFIRFWPLVLVLAGFVLMKRSARLLEPGAGTPPATRINPFDAGALSSDVEDEIFARVRATTGSRGAAAVLVTELKKRFERFAWVGVYRLSGDTLTLDEAEYVGAPPEHRRIHLSEGVCGAAASERVTQVVPDVCSDPRYLACSPTVKSEIVVPIFHRGTLIGVLDIDSDSPDAFSDDDRRFLESLVAKVSRMIREEPVAAA; this comes from the coding sequence ATGGGACAGCGCAACCGCGTGTTGATCGGCTCCTGGCTGGTGGTCTGGGGTGTCCTGTTGCTGCTGGTGAGCAACAAGGTGCTGCTGGGCTGGGAGCACATCTGGCCGGGCATCCTCATTGTCAGCGGCGTGGTCATGCTGCGCGTGTTTCAGAAGCGCCTGGACTTCGGCGTGGTATTTGCCGCCACCTGGGCCATCCTGCTGGGCGCGTTCCTCACCGCGTTTTCCCTGGGACTGATCGAGTGGGGCAGGATGGGCCTGCTGTGGCCCGCCATCCCGCTGGTCATCGGCATCGCCTGTTTTGCGGCCGGCAAGGTGGTCGCCTCCAATGCCGGCATCGTGGTGGGCGCGCTGGTCATCCTGATGAGCGCCACGTCGTTTCTGTACAAGACCGGGGTCATCAGCGAGCGCGTGGCCGGACCGTTCATTCGCTTCTGGCCGCTGGTGCTGGTGCTGGCCGGCTTCGTGCTGATGAAGCGCAGCGCAAGACTGCTGGAGCCCGGTGCGGGCACGCCACCGGCGACGCGCATCAACCCGTTCGACGCGGGTGCGCTCTCCAGTGATGTCGAAGACGAGATCTTTGCGCGCGTGCGCGCCACCACCGGTTCGCGCGGCGCCGCCGCGGTGCTGGTGACCGAACTCAAGAAGCGATTCGAGCGTTTCGCCTGGGTGGGGGTCTACCGCCTCAGCGGCGACACGCTCACCCTGGACGAGGCCGAGTACGTGGGCGCACCGCCCGAGCACCGTCGCATTCATCTTTCCGAAGGCGTGTGCGGCGCGGCGGCGAGCGAGCGCGTCACCCAGGTGGTGCCGGACGTGTGCAGCGACCCGCGCTACCTCGCGTGCAGTCCCACCGTGAAGTCCGAGATCGTGGTGCCGATTTTCCATCGTGGCACGCTCATCGGCGTGCTGGACATCGACAGCGATTCTCCGGACGCGTTTTCCGACGACGACCGGCGATTCCTGGAATCGCTGGTCGCCAAGGTGTCGCGGATGATCCGTGAGGAGCCCGTCGCCGCGGCGTGA
- a CDS encoding aspartate-semialdehyde dehydrogenase, with product MKWNLRRNPTVAIVGCTGAVGRELIRLIEERAPAFGDVHLLASESSAGTTITIRGKATAVQSLHGYDFSSTDIAFFAVGAETSDGHVPRAAEQGCLVIDKSSAFRMKPEVPLVVPQVNAHAIAERPDSGIIASPNCSTIPLVRALAPVHATVGVRGAVVSTYQAASGVGLACIDDLLDDSRACLDAGPGERPSRFPRPLAFNVVPQIDVFCDDGFTVEEQKMVLESRKILGDPGLAVTATTVRVPVVNVHSEAVYVQCARPTTREEIIKLLRAEVGLIVEERIDGYATPRFNPDPDAVTVGRIRTNPDNPAGVWMWIVADNLRPGAALNALDIAALAMKLSR from the coding sequence GTGAAGTGGAACCTGCGCAGGAACCCGACGGTCGCCATCGTGGGATGCACGGGCGCCGTGGGCCGGGAACTCATTCGCCTCATCGAGGAGCGCGCCCCCGCCTTCGGCGACGTTCACCTTCTCGCCTCCGAAAGCTCCGCGGGAACCACCATCACCATCCGCGGCAAGGCAACCGCGGTGCAGAGCCTGCACGGCTACGACTTCTCGTCAACCGACATTGCGTTCTTCGCGGTGGGAGCGGAAACCAGCGACGGGCACGTGCCGCGCGCGGCCGAGCAGGGCTGCCTGGTCATCGACAAGTCCAGCGCGTTCCGCATGAAGCCCGAGGTTCCGCTGGTGGTGCCGCAGGTCAACGCGCACGCCATCGCCGAGCGGCCCGATTCCGGCATCATCGCCAGCCCCAACTGCTCCACCATTCCGCTGGTGCGCGCCCTGGCCCCGGTGCACGCCACGGTGGGCGTGCGCGGCGCTGTGGTCTCCACCTACCAGGCCGCCTCCGGCGTGGGCCTGGCGTGCATCGACGACCTCCTCGACGACTCACGCGCGTGCCTCGACGCGGGACCGGGCGAGCGCCCGTCGCGCTTTCCGCGCCCGCTGGCATTCAACGTGGTGCCGCAGATCGACGTCTTCTGCGACGACGGCTTCACGGTGGAAGAACAGAAGATGGTGCTGGAGAGCCGCAAGATACTCGGCGATCCCGGCCTGGCCGTGACCGCCACCACGGTGCGCGTGCCCGTGGTCAACGTCCACTCCGAAGCGGTGTACGTGCAGTGCGCGCGTCCCACCACGCGCGAGGAGATCATCAAGCTGCTGCGGGCCGAGGTGGGCTTGATCGTTGAGGAGCGCATCGACGGCTACGCCACGCCGCGCTTCAACCCCGACCCCGACGCGGTGACCGTGGGCCGTATCCGCACCAACCCGGACAACCCCGCGGGCGTATGGATGTGGATCGTGGCGGACAACCTGCGCCCGGGTGCCGCACTCAACGCGCTGGATATCGCCGCGCTGGCGATGAAGCTGTCCCGCTAG